In Penaeus vannamei isolate JL-2024 chromosome 15, ASM4276789v1, whole genome shotgun sequence, the following are encoded in one genomic region:
- the LOC138864105 gene encoding uncharacterized protein, producing the protein MERWVEHYSELYSKENAVTEDALDAIECLTELEELDSEPTIEELSKALDSLSAGKAHGNDGIPAEVLKCCKETLVNELHEILCLCWREESQWGFRANRSTIDMVFSLRQLQEKCREQRRLLYIAFIDLTKAFDLVSRDGLFKILPKIGCAPRLLSIIINMKGTVVIDGSTSDASKIKNGVKQGCVLAPTLFGIFAVLLKHAFGSATEGIYLRTRADGKLFNLSRLRAKTQLKHLRDFLFANDAAVTTHTAEDLQQLMTLQQRLPRLRAHHRHGTGRRHSPSY; encoded by the exons ATGGAACGATGGGTAGAGCATTACTCCGAGTTGTATTCAAAGGAGAATGCGGTCACTGAAGATGCCCTAGATGCCATCGAATGCCTGACAGAGTTGGAGGAGCTCGACAGTGAGCCTACCATAGAAGAACTGAGTAAGGCACTGGACTCCCTCTCTGCTGGCAAAGCACATGGAAATGATGGCATTCCTGCGGAAGTCCTGAAATGCTGCAAAGAGACCCTCGTCAATGAACTGCATGAGATTTTATGTCTTTGCTGGCGAGAAG AGTCACAGTGGGGTTTCCGAGCTAACAGATCCACCATAGACATGGTTTTCTCCCTCAGACAGCTACAGGAGAAGTGTAGGGAGCAGAGGCGGCTACTTTACATAGCCTTCATCGACCTGACAAAGGCCTTCGACCTGGTTAGCAGGGACGGTCTCTTCAAGATCCTCCCTAAGATAGGATGTGCACCTAGGctcctcagcatcatcatcaacatgaagGGTACTGTCGTCATCGACGGATCAACATCTGATGCCTCCAAGATTAAGAACGGAGTGAAACAGGGATGCGTCCTGGCACCCACCCTGTTTGGAATCTTCGCAGTGCTACTAAAACATGCATTTGGATCCGCAACAGAGGGCATCTATCTCCGCACCAGGGCAGATGGAAAGCTCTTCAACCTCTCTAGACTAAGAGCCAAGACCCAGCTGAAACACCTGCGCGATTTCTTATTTGCGAACGATGCAGCAGTTACCACTCATACAGCTGAAGACCTACAACAACTTATGACGCTACAACAACGCCTGCCGCGACTTCGGGCTCACCATCGTCATGGTACAGGACGTCGACATAGCCCCAGCTATTAG